In Lutra lutra chromosome 13, mLutLut1.2, whole genome shotgun sequence, one genomic interval encodes:
- the LOC125083917 gene encoding LOW QUALITY PROTEIN: phosphate carrier protein, mitochondrial-like (The sequence of the model RefSeq protein was modified relative to this genomic sequence to represent the inferred CDS: deleted 1 base in 1 codon) yields the protein MFSSVAHLARANPFNAPHQQLIHDGLTGHHSSPAGPPGPPRHSCNLAAAAVEEYSCEYGSMKFYALCGFGGVLSCGLTHTAVVPLDLVKCRMQVDPQKYKGIFNGFSVTLKEDGVRGLAKGWLAPTFIGYSMQGLCKFGFYEVFKVLYSNTLGEENAYLWCTSLYLAASASAEFFADIALAPMEAAKVRIQTQPGYANTLRDAAPKMYKEEGLKAFYKGVAPLWMRQIPYTMMKFACFERTVEALYKFVVPKPRSECTKAELLVVTFVAGYIAGVFCAIVSHPADSVVSVLNKEKGSSASQVLQRLGFKGVWKGLFARIIMIGTLTALQWFIYDSVKVYFRLPRPSPPEMPESLKKKLGLTQ from the exons ATGTTCTCGTCCGTGGCGCATCTGGCGCGGGCGAACCCCTTCAACGCGCCCCACCAGCAGCTGATACACGATGGCCTCACAGGCCACCACAGCAGCCCCGCGGGGCCTCCGGGCCCGCCCCGACATTCCTGCAATCTGGCAGCAGCCGCTGTGGAAGAGTACAGTTGCGAATATGGCTCCATGAAGTTTTATGCACTGTGTGGCTTTGGTGGGGTCTTAAGTTGTGGTCTGACACACACTGCCGTCGTTCCTCTGGATTTAGTGAAATGCCGAATGCAGGTGGACCCCCAGAAGTACAAGGGCATATTTAATGGATTCTCAGTTACACTTAAAGAGGATGGCGTTCGTGGTTTGGCTAAAGGATGG TTGGCTCCAACTTTCATTGGCTACTCTATGCAGGGGCTCTGCAAGTTTGGCTTTTATGAAGTTTTCAAAGTCTTGTATAGCAACACGCTTGGGGAGGAGAATGCCTATCTCTGGTGCACATCACTATATTTGGCTGCTTCTGCCAGTGCTGAATTCTTTGCTGACATTGCCCTGGCTCCTATGGAAGCTGCTAAGGTACGAATTCAAACCCAGCCAGGTTATGCCAACACTTTGAGGGATGCAGCTCCCAAAATGTATAAGGAAGAAGGCTTAAAAGCATTCTACAAGGGCGTTGCTCCTCTCTGGATGAGACAGATACCATACACCATGATGAAGTTTGCCTGCTTTGAACGTACTGTTGAAGCATTGTACAAGTTTGTGGTTCCCAAGCCCCGAAGTGAATGTACAAAGGCAGAGCTGCTGGTTGTAACATTTGTGGCAGGTTACATAGCTGGAGTGTTCTGTGCAATTGTTTCTCACCCCGCTGATTCTGTGGTATCTGTGTTGAATAAGGAGAAAGGTAGCAGTGCTTCTCAAGTCCTTCAGAGACTTGGATTTAAAGGTGTATGGAAGGGACTCTTTGCCCGTATCATCATGATTGGCACTCTGACTGCACTACAGTGGTTCATCTATGACTCCGTGAAGGTCTACTTCAGGCTCCCTCGTCCTTCTCCACCTGAAATGCCAGAGTCTCTGAAGAAGAAGCTTGGGTTAACTCAGTAG